Part of the Melopsittacus undulatus isolate bMelUnd1 chromosome 12, bMelUnd1.mat.Z, whole genome shotgun sequence genome, TTAAGaatgtttccattttcctggcaaaattttttttcctaagctgTTGATTTCCTGGTAAGCCAGCAAAGCTCCAAATCTGTCTTCCAAGTTCATCTAAAACTTACTACATCCTGTAAgtatttgttgtggtttaagcccagctctggtaactcagaaccacacagccgctcgctcactccctaccttcttcctccccctgctcccagagggatgggggaggagaattaaaaggatgtaactcccacgggttgagataagaacagtccagtaaccaaggtataacacaaatcactgctgctaccaccaataataataatgataaaggaaataacaaagggaaagaatacaattgctcagcattcgccaactgatacccagcccaacctgagcagagacctgggccttccaggtaactcctcCCATTTTCTTAtagcatgatgtgctgtgggatggaatacccctttggctagtttgggtcaggtgtcctgtctctgcttcctccctgcttcccatgCCCTTCCTCATTGGTAGAGCATGAgcaactgaaaagtccttgattggagtaagcattactaagtaacaactaaaacatcggtgttgtcctgggttcagcagtagcagtcattttttctccttcttggtagctggtgcagtgctgtgttttgactttcgggctgggaacggtgctgatagcactgatgtttgtagttactgctccAGTGTTTGGTGtgaccaagggctttctgagcctcatggtctgccagggaggaggggaggccgggaggaaggagagacaggacacctgacccaggctagccaaagaggtattccatagcacagcacatcatgcccaggatgtaactgagagttacccggaagggctggagctctggggggatggaggaggtattggtcagtgcttggtcgggcagggtggggtgagttatgggtcggtggctggggaggtgttgtattctcttcacttgttatttcctttatcattattactattagtagtagtagcagtagtgatttgtgttgtgccttagctattaaactgtccttatctcaacccatgggggctacattatttggattctccttcctaactctctgggagttgggggagcaagggggggagtgagtgaacgagctgtgtggctggatttaaaccacgacaggggtGTTATCGGCATTGTTCTCAGTCTAAACtcaaaaacacagctctgcaccagctactaagaaggactaaaataactgttacagctgaacccagaacagtatttcttttaGTGGATAAATCTCTGACTTCTTCTGTGTTGTTATCAGCAAGAACCTGACTTCTGAGGTGAGCAGTGATTTCAGGACTGGCTGTTCAGTTTGGTTTGTACATTCTGTCATTGCAGCAGTGAGTTTGAGGTCCTCTAGTATCAGGTGATCCCAGGCTTCATCAGATCCTTGTTATGGATGCCTTGTACAAAATTTGAGGTCTTCCTGCAAGCATTTTGTGAGCATGAAGCAAGAACTGGCTCAGTAGATCCTGtgcttttctcactttttttttgtggccaCTAGTCTGACAGTCACTGGATACACGGTCATTGGGGTGGTCCCTGGGCATCAAATAGGGTTGAGAAGcactacagaaaaatattactttgtGGCTCAGGCTGTGTATTTCTAACTCGCAAAGTGTTTGTCTAACAGATGTGTGCCTGAAATGGCGAACACTCCCCTTCCAGCTGAGTTCGGTGGAGAAGAATTACCCGGATAGCTGGGTTTGCTCCATGAACCCTGATCCTGAACAAGACAGGTAAGAATCAGTTACTATAAGGACTTTCTTCCAGTGTGCTTTATCtgcatgtgtttattttttaacagctgtGCTTTTGATCCTTAAATTGTACATGTGTTTCCCAAGAAGAAAACTACTGGTTTTGAGATTGTGTGTCCTGCAAAAAGGAAGGCAGTTTTACTGCTGCCTTTGGATGGGTTGTGGGGACAATCAGTGCTGTATGAGTGAGACAGCACAGGTTACTGTCATTACTGAGATTGCCTTGCATTCCTGTCCTACTAGATGtgaagctgcagagcagaagcaaaagGTACCATTGGGAACTCTGAAGAAAGACCTGAAATCactggaagagaaacagaaacaactgGCTGAGAAAATCCGCCAGGAGCAGGAAAAGCTGGAAGCTCTGCAGGTGAATCTGGAGGTCTCCAGCTAAGCACAGCATGCTTGAAGGACCTCCTAGTGCAAATCACTAGACAATCACCTCTGTCTCAGTCTCTAATGCCACCTGTGCTCCTTACTGTGGCAGGGGTGGTTTTAGTAACAGAAAGTAAGCATCTCAGCTTGCTAGGGAAATGGGAGGGACTGCTGGTGTTTGGATAAAGCAATGTCTCTTGAAGGACACAGTAACACACGTTCTCACAGTTGTTGATTTGAAGCTGAAGTGTTTGCAGGCTGGGCTGAGGCAGGCCCTGACACCTTTAAAGATGGACCtttctgagttgtttttttttttttatagaaaacCACTCCAATTCGATCTCAATCTGACTTAAAGAAACTGCCTCTGGATGTGACCACACGGCCTGCAGGGGAGGTAAATGCGATACCACTGTAGGATTTGTACTATCCTTAGCTATCCTTATTTTGTTATATCCTTATTTGTGCTGTCCTTAACTGCTCTGAAAAGCACTGACTGACTCTTGGTGTCTTTCTGTACCCTCATTTGTTTCAGAACACCCAGTCACCAATCCGACCTCAGCGCCCGCGATCTCCTCCTTTACCTGATGTAATCAAGAATGCTCCCAGCAGACCACCATCTTCACCTCTGGCCAAGTCCACCATGCAGCTGAAAAGGAGCTCTTCAGCTTGGTCAAATATCAGCACTCCCAAACTGGCAAGCATGCTCTCCAGGGAGGAGGCCAGCACTTCCAGGACACACCAGCATACTCTGACAGCTGGGAAGCCTAACAGCAATTTAAAAACTCATGCCAAACCAGGTACAACAGCGAAGCCACCTTCTGCTGCCCTGCAGAATCCCAAAAGCTCACGTGAGGCACCCGGTCCCAAAGCTGCCAAGGTGCCAGCTCTAAAGAAATCTGCCACTGTCAAATGCCCACAGGTGAGACTCAATGGGATGAAAACTGTCAGGTCCTTACCTACTATTCTGCATAGCCTGTCTTGCTCTATTGCATGGGATTTGCACTGTAGTCCCTGTACAAGGTAACATTTACTTTACTCTTGGGTTAGGGTGCCATTCCATACCCCTTATGAAGACTCACCTCTTTTCTGTTAGACCAGACTGTTTCCCCAGAAATGAAGGAATGTTGAGTGGCAGGGTGAGTGCTTTCATGATCACATAGTACTTGCTAAAACCTGCTGGAAAAGCTAATGAACTACCAGATAAAATACTGGATTTTGAGGGCTTTTCTAACTTGGCTGAAAGGAGGGTTTGTTTGGAAGCATGCTGGAATTATATCTTGAGCCTGTTTGCTTCCTGCAGGCCTCCACCACTCGGAAGAGAATCTTGAATGCCTCAGAGTATGAGtctgaggaggagcacaagaaggaGAAGACAAAACGGGGCAAATTTGTGTCTGTGAAAGAAGAGAAGGATTCCAGTGAGGTGGTGGTAGAGGTGAGAGTGCACTGGTTTCCTCAACAGAAGGTATTTGTCAGGTGTTTATAATCTTGGTGAGAGGCAGCTAATCTGAGCTCTCTCCTCACAGCTTACAGACAGTGCTGGAGAAGAGGAGCTGGCAGAACTGAAGAAATCTCAGAAAGGTGAGAAATGAACCCTTGAAATGCCTCCATTATCTACCACAGTGGAAAAGAACTGTTGCAGAACTAGACTCGCTGGTTAAACATGTGATTTCATTAAtgagctttttaaaataagaattagTGTAAATTTGGGTCCCAAACCCCAAGATGACTAACTGACATGAAGCATTTTGGCCAGGACCCCCTTGATTAGAAAAGAGGCATGGGAAGATCTGTAATCAGAAGCCTGCATCACATTAATGGGTGTGATGCTTGCTTGCATGCTGTAGACTGTTGTCATCCTTCCTCACTGAATGGATCGTGGAGCTGTGTTAGCTGGGAGATGCTGAGGACTGTATCTAGACCTGCTGCAATGCTGTGAGGGAAGAGGGGCCAAGAGATCCCCAGGAAAGATGATAGCCAGGACGTATTGCATCTTCTGCCAGAGCAGGgcatttcttcagcttcttcccAAGGAGCTGTGTGCAAACCTGTGGCAAATTGGCCAGCATGGGCCTGGAAAGCCTGTGTCAAATAGCCCAGAGTACAGGGGAAACCTTTTGTCTGAAAATGCCATATCTTGTATCTTAATGTTTCTAAGTAGGATTTGAACTGTGTGACAGTGGTGCTATGATTTGTGTACCCTTTGAAGGAGTTGTCACAGGTTTAGGTTGGCTCCCCACTGAGTGCGGCTGTCTTCTCTAGAGCTCATGCAAAATGTGCTCTCCAGCATCCAAATGCTTGCAATCATCTTTACTATTGTCCTCCTTGCAGATAAAGGGCTGCATGTGGAAGTGCGTGTGAACAAGGAGTGGTTCACAGGCCGTGTCACAGCTGTGGAGATGGGCAAGCATGCAGTACGCTGGAAGGTGAAGTTTGATTATGTTCCTACAGACACCACACCAAGGGATCGCTGGTAACTATCTCTAGCTACTGGATTTTGGaggcttgctttgctttcaggagGAAGACCCCATTTTACTTCCATAGATGTTGAAGACAGATATGTTACTGTCATGTCAGGGAGTGTATATGTGCTCAGGAATGTCCAGCTGCTTCATAAGGAATGATCAGGGTAGACTTCATCCAGTCTGCCCATCACTTTAGTGTAATGTTCCTGTGGAGGCAGCTGTTGTGTAATCTAGAGGTCTCAGAGTGAAGCTGGGTACAGGTTCTTATGAAGCTGTTAACAGTGGTTCAGGTATGGTCAATGTAGAAAAAGATATTTGACTTTCCCTCACTGTGTTTTTTCCAGGGTAGAGAAGGGCAGTGAGGATGTGAGGTTGATGAAGCCTCCCTCTCCCGAGTACCAAGCTCCAGATacacagcaggaagaggaggtCATTGTGGCGGAACCTTCTACCTCAGACTGTGTCAGAATTGAGCCAGACACCACCGGTCCCAGCAGTAGCCATGAAACAGTAGACTTACTAGTCCAGATCCTTCGGTGGGTTCACTGCAGTTCTGGTGAGCTGTTGCAGTCTGATTACTTAAGTCTTTTAAACTCCCAATTCtggctttgtgtttttcttttcctgcctaGAAATTGTTTGCGGTACTTCTTACCTCCCAGTTTTCCTATCTCCAAGAAGGAGCTGAGTTCCATGAGCTCAGAAGGGTTGTTGGCGTTTCCCTTGGTGAGTTCAGTATATCTAGAAAAGTAAGTCTGGGGGTTTTCCCCACACACATTCCATTCTTACAGCAAGCATCCATCCTGTTGATGCAAGATCACACTCTTCAGAAGATTGTTTTGGTCCTTCGCAGACTAATGCAGCTGAGAAAAGAATTAAACCCTCTGAAACATGCCTGAGGTCTTTTGACAGTTACTCTCTGATGACTTTTTAACTTACCATACATCTGTGTGGGAAAGCTGTTGGCTGCTCCTATCTTAACTTCTTGGCCATTGCGGCtaagcttttaaaaagtgaGGCCAAGTTAGATGTCTGTAGAAACAGGATGTAGTCAGACCTGTTTGTTTTGTCCCCAGCCTTATAAATCCAACTTAACTGGTGGTAAACTTAAAAATGGGAGAGAACACAGAAGCCAACCTACTCACACTCCTCAAGGGAAGCAGGCTGACTGCCTGTGAGGCTGCTGTGCACCTTGAGGCTTTCGGTGCAGCCTGCATTTATTTGGGCAAGGAACAGACAGGGGCTGAGCCTACACCAGGCTCCCTGTGCTGGTGTTGGAAGGTCCAGTGCAggcagaaatgcagagaaatggtAGTGGCTTCTCtgacttctttcttctctgacaTACTACAAAGGGAGATCTTTTCAGGAGGCATCTGTAGGTTACAAAATCCACCTACAGGTGACTAAATAACAAAAGCCACTGCTTATTTGGCAGTCTTCGCAGTGCCGTACTCCCTCATTCACAGtctgtcttcctcttttctgttaATTCAGGCCTGTGCTTCAGTTACTGGTGCTTCTGCTTTCACAAGGCATGTTGGTGCTCTCAGGAGTTTTCTGCATATGTAAATGTTCCTACCTTGCAGTAATAAACTGTGTTGTCTGAGCAGTCTATAGGAAGGAACTTGCTATGGACAGAGGCTGTCAGATCTTTCTACAGCATACCTGTGGGTTTAGGCTTTTAAATACATGCTGCATCCTTAATCTGAATTCAGGCAGGTTTTGTTGCAGTTCTGGTCTTTGAAGAACATGAAAACCCTTGTGACTGTTGTGCTGCCTCCAGCAGGCAAAtcagaaatggaaatataaGTGTGGTAACAACCGTGTGGAGAGCTGGTGGTGTTTGGTCATGGGATGCAGATAGCTGGACTCTTTCACAAGCTGTGTATTTTCTTGCTGCTCAGTGCTTTTTCTTGACATACCATCTGATGTGTTTTGTCTTCTACAGAAAGAATATTTCAGACAGTATGAGATTGGTCTGCAGAACCTGTGCAATTCATATCAGACACGCGCTGATGCCCGGGCCAAAGCCTGTGAAGAAAACCTCCGCAACTCAGagagaaagctgaaggaaacagaGGAGAAACTGCAGAAGCTGAGGACTAACATCGTGGCCCTTCTGCAGAAAGTGCAGGAGGTAGGTCTGGAAGGgatgtaaaaacaaacaaccccatGAGTAGCAACCTTCCCAAGACCCAGGCCCCTCCAGGCACTTGAGCTGTTTCAGTCCAGCATTAACTGGGCTTCACCTTTCTCAATTGGGTGCAACTTGGGCTTAGATcatgagaagcagctgagagCACAGCTCCTCTTGCTATCCACCTTTTGGGTTCCAGGCATCCTGATGAGTGTTCATTTTCACAGACGCATTTTTCGTGGCATGTGTAGTGCACAGTCTctatttgttctttgctttttgctAGGAAATGTGGGGCTGCAGAATTTCCCTGGGCACAGGCTGTGTTCTGCAAGGAGTTTCTGCCCAGATCAATTTAGTAAATCTATTGCTTGAGTGCACTGTTTGAGCATCAAGTTCTGACTGATTTCCAGGTGTTGTCCATCAGGCTGTGACAAGGAAAGGTGGTGGTGCTTTCACAGCAGATGTCAGCAGCTGAAGAGGACTGGAAGTTGGGTGTAAAGGCTGACCAGGACAGATGTTGCAGAGGATGCTGTACTGGTGTCTTTGTTCTTATGCTGCTCTTCAAGATGCACTTCTCACTGGTATTTCTTGTGCCTTTGGTTTCAGGACATTGATATTAATACAGATGATGAACTGGATGCATATATCGAGGACTTGATTACAAAAGGAGATTGAGAAGCCCAGTACAAGTCCTGGAGAAGTGCAGAGGATCTGGTTGCTGCGATGGAATTCCTGCAGTGGAGGACTATAGTAGCTGATGAGGAGAGAGGGTTTTTAGACAGTACCTGTGTTGGTGTACAACTTGTGACTTGACACAAAAAAGACATTTGTGCTGTTGGCAGGCAGgatctcttccttttgcctataaatatttatttttaaaagaaataggaaCTGTGCCTGATCTGATGGGAGGGTTGCTGTGTGGTTTTTAGCAGGGTAAAGGCATGAGTACCCTTTTGCATCTAGGGTATATTAATATGCTGTACATGGAAGACCAGAGCATCCTGCCTAGCAAAGCAATTCAGAATCTGTCAGCAACTTAAAAATAACCCCTGGGTTATGGAAAAGGAGGCCAGGACTTGGACTTCTGAGGTGCTGAACTTGGACTAGAGGAAGTCAGATCAGTAACTTGAGCTACATGGAGGAGG contains:
- the MORC2 gene encoding ATPase MORC2 isoform X2 — translated: MRIGKDFILFTKKDNTMTCLLLSRTFHEEEGIDEVIVPLPTWNARSQEPVTDNMEKFAIETELIYKYSPFKSEQEVMEQFNKICGEKGTLVIIFNLKLMDNGEPELDVTSDPRDIQMAETSPEGTKPERRSFRAYAAVLYIDPRMRIFINGHKVQTKRLSCCLYKPRMYKYTSNRFKTRAEQEVKKAEHVARIAEEKAREAESKARALELRLGGDLTRESRVMLRQVQNSAITMRREADVKKRIKDVKQRALKEPKELNFVFGVNIEQRELDGMFIYNCSRLIKMYEKVGPQLDGGMACGGVVGVVDVPYLVLEPTHNKQDFADAKEYRYLLKAMGDHLAQYWKDVAIAQRGIIKFWDEFGYLSANWNQPPSNELRYKRRRAMEIPTTIQCDVCLKWRTLPFQLSSVEKNYPDSWVCSMNPDPEQDRCEAAEQKQKVPLGTLKKDLKSLEEKQKQLAEKIRQEQEKLEALQKTTPIRSQSDLKKLPLDVTTRPAGENTQSPIRPQRPRSPPLPDVIKNAPSRPPSSPLAKSTMQLKRSSSAWSNISTPKLASMLSREEASTSRTHQHTLTAGKPNSNLKTHAKPGTTAKPPSAALQNPKSSREAPGPKAAKVPALKKSATVKCPQASTTRKRILNASEYESEEEHKKEKTKRGKFVSVKEEKDSSEVVVELTDSAGEEELAELKKSQKDKGLHVEVRVNKEWFTGRVTAVEMGKHAVRWKVKFDYVPTDTTPRDRWVEKGSEDVRLMKPPSPEYQAPDTQQEEEVIVAEPSTSDCVRIEPDTTGPSSSHETVDLLVQILRNCLRYFLPPSFPISKKELSSMSSEGLLAFPLKEYFRQYEIGLQNLCNSYQTRADARAKACEENLRNSERKLKETEEKLQKLRTNIVALLQKVQEDIDINTDDELDAYIEDLITKGD
- the MORC2 gene encoding ATPase MORC2 isoform X3, coding for MALANYSSLNRAQLTFEYLHTNSTTHEFLFGALAELVDNARDADATRIDIYPEQRNDLRGGFMLCFLDDGAGMDSNEAASVIQFGKSAKRSPESTQIGQYGNGLKSGSMRIGKDFILFTKKDNTMTCLLLSRTFHEEEGIDEVIVPLPTWNARSQEPVTDNMEKFAIETELIYKYSPFKSEQEVMEQFNKICGEKGTLVIIFNLKLMDNGEPELDVTSDPRDIQMAETSPEGTKPERRSFRAYAAVLYIDPRMRIFINGHKVQTKRLSCCLYKPRMYKYTSNRFKTRAEQEVKKAEHVARIAEEKAREAESKARALELRLGGDLTRESRVMLRQVQNSAITMRREADVKKRIKDVKQRALKEPKELNFVFGVNIEQRELDGMFIYNCSRLIKMYEKVGPQLDGGMACGGVVGVVDVPYLVLEPTHNKQDFADAKEYRYLLKAMGDHLAQYWKDVAIAQRGIIKFWDEFGYLSANWNQPPSNELRYKRRRAMEIPTTIQCDVCLKWRTLPFQLSSVEKNYPDSWVCSMNPDPEQDRCEAAEQKQKVPLGTLKKDLKSLEEKQKQLAEKIRQEQEKLEALQKTTPIRSQSDLKKLPLDVTTRPAGENTQSPIRPQRPRSPPLPDVIKNAPSRPPSSPLAKSTMQLKRSSSAWSNISTPKLASMLSREEASTSRTHQHTLTAGKPNSNLKTHAKPGTTAKPPSAALQNPKSSREAPGPKAAKVPALKKSATVKCPQASTTRKRILNASEYESEEEHKKEKTKRGKFVSVKEEKDSSEVVVELTDSAGEEELAELKKSQKDKGLHVEVRVNKEWFTGRVTAVEMGKHAVRWKVKFDYVPTDTTPRDRWVEKGSEDVRLMKPPSPEYQAPDTQQEEEVIVAEPSTSDCVRIEPDTTGPSSSHETVDLLVQILRNCLRYFLPPSFPISKKELSSMSSEGLLAFPLKEYFRQYEIGLQNLCNSYQTRADARAKACEENLRNSERKLKETEEKLQKLRTNIVALLQKVQEDIDINTDDELDAYIEDLITKGD